From a single Miscanthus floridulus cultivar M001 chromosome 8, ASM1932011v1, whole genome shotgun sequence genomic region:
- the LOC136470521 gene encoding ALBINO3-like protein 3, mitochondrial → MIKSQQLSLRSDAARKLLGLPDTRAQRSQLKDADLQMKSMSSDKGTASESTTPNFAMESMEGNISQALQYLGIGCRDQALPLIRTAVERNPDLSTALIGMGQTLFSNRLFPEAAVCFEHAIPKIQEDDPLLVLAYFEAGLSNERQVE, encoded by the exons ATGATTAAATCGCAGCAATTGTCCTTGAGAAGTGATGCTGCCCGCAAGCTGTTGGGATTGCCAGATACTAGAGCTCAG AGGTCACAGCTTAAAGATGCTGACCTGCAAATGAAATCGATGTCATCTGATAAGGGAACTGCCAGTGAGAGTACAACTCCTAATTTTGCAATGGAAAGTATGGAAGGAAATATATCT CAAGCATTACAGTATCTGGGGATTGGCTGCCGAGATCAAGCTCTTCCACTGATCAG GACAGCAGTAGAGAGAAACCCAGATCTGTCTACGGCGTTGATTGGAATGGGACAAACCCTGTTCTCAAATAGATTGTTTCCTGAAGCTGCAGTTTGTTTTGAACATGCTATACCAAAG ATTCAAGAAGATGATCCTCTGCTTGTGCTTGCATATTTCGAGGCAGGTCTTTCAAACGAGCGTCAGGTAGAGTAA